One window of Cohnella hashimotonis genomic DNA carries:
- the speD gene encoding adenosylmethionine decarboxylase has protein sequence MALTDEQRITLHGFNNLTKTLSFNMYDICYTKTKEEREAYIAYIDEQYNSDRLTKILNAVADIIGAHVLNTAKQDYVPQGASVTLLVSEGPIVEVPTDSYEESPGPMPDNVVLQLDKSHITVHTYPEYHPSEGLSTFRADIDVSTCGEISPLKALNYLIHSFDTDIMTIDYRVRGFTRDINGHKLFIDHDINSIQNYIPDAVIEAYDMIDVNVYQEHIFHTKCKLREFDLNNYLFGYTKDKLSEVEQQEIAERLKIEMDEIFYGKNIR, from the coding sequence ATGGCGCTTACCGACGAGCAGCGCATTACGCTTCACGGGTTCAACAATCTGACGAAGACGCTGAGCTTCAATATGTACGACATTTGCTACACCAAGACCAAGGAAGAGCGGGAGGCGTACATCGCCTACATCGACGAGCAGTACAACTCCGATCGTTTGACCAAGATTCTGAACGCGGTGGCGGATATTATCGGCGCCCACGTCCTGAATACGGCGAAGCAGGATTATGTGCCGCAGGGGGCGAGCGTGACGCTGCTCGTCTCGGAAGGGCCGATCGTGGAGGTGCCGACGGATTCGTACGAGGAGTCGCCTGGACCGATGCCGGACAACGTGGTGCTGCAGCTCGACAAGAGCCACATTACCGTGCATACGTATCCGGAGTATCACCCGAGCGAGGGCCTCAGCACGTTCCGCGCGGATATCGACGTCTCGACGTGCGGCGAGATCTCTCCGCTCAAGGCGCTCAATTACCTGATCCATTCGTTCGACACCGACATCATGACGATCGACTACCGGGTGCGCGGGTTTACGCGGGACATCAACGGACACAAGCTGTTCATCGATCACGATATCAATTCGATCCAGAATTACATTCCCGACGCCGTGATCGAAGCGTATGATATGATAGACGTCAACGTGTATCAGGAGCATATCTTCCATACAAAGTGCAAGCTGCGCGAGTTCGACCTCAACAACTACCTGTTCGGCTACACCAAGGACAAGCTGAGCGAGGTCGAGCAGCAGGAGATCGCGGAGCGGCTGAAGATCGAGATGGACGAGATTTTCTATGGGAAAAACATTCGTTAG
- a CDS encoding L-fucose/L-arabinose isomerase family protein, producing the protein MSTLQPIKPIRKARIGLYSVGLRAYWEQFPGLRERLEGYGKFIEARLSEWADVFNFGLVDTEGEGRRAGEWLNAQDVDLVFCHAATYSTSSTVLPVHQINKAPVVFLNLQPTERINYEATTTGEWLAHCGACPVPEFANAFNRAGIPFRVVNGLLGLKETPAGSLTNEATHEREEAIRAWREIRAWAQAAAVPRTLRHSRFGFLGNTYGGMLDMYSDFTMIQAQTGLHVEVLEMCDLDRQLRTVTQDDVKRKLGEVREMFELSGDSASDPIAKKPTDEQLEWSCRVAAAQEKLVREYELDALSYYYHGAPGGAYEKLQGGFIVGHSLLTARGIPCAGEGDLKTAVAMKICDILGTGGSFSEIVVTDYADGTILLGHDGPFHIAIAEGKPILRGMGLYHGKQGTGVSVEAKVARGPVTTLNVTQTGDGRLKLISSEGESTDGPIMRIGNTQTPIRFREHPDAYMTRWFAEAPTHHCALSVGHNADLFDKAGQLLQVKHVRL; encoded by the coding sequence ATGTCAACGCTGCAGCCGATCAAACCGATTCGAAAGGCGCGTATCGGGCTATATTCGGTTGGTCTGCGGGCCTATTGGGAGCAGTTCCCCGGCCTGCGCGAACGCCTGGAGGGCTATGGCAAATTCATTGAAGCAAGACTGTCCGAATGGGCAGACGTGTTCAACTTCGGACTGGTCGATACGGAAGGAGAAGGCCGCCGCGCCGGCGAGTGGCTGAACGCGCAGGACGTCGATCTGGTGTTCTGCCATGCGGCCACGTATTCGACGAGCTCGACCGTACTCCCCGTTCACCAGATTAACAAAGCGCCCGTCGTGTTTTTAAACCTGCAGCCGACCGAACGCATCAACTACGAGGCGACGACGACCGGCGAGTGGCTGGCGCATTGCGGCGCCTGCCCGGTTCCCGAATTCGCGAATGCATTCAACAGGGCGGGCATCCCTTTTCGCGTCGTGAACGGTCTGCTCGGGCTGAAGGAAACGCCGGCCGGTTCCCTGACGAATGAAGCGACCCATGAGCGGGAGGAGGCGATACGCGCCTGGCGGGAGATTCGGGCTTGGGCGCAGGCCGCCGCCGTTCCGCGAACGCTTCGGCACAGCCGCTTCGGCTTCCTGGGCAACACGTACGGCGGGATGCTCGATATGTACAGCGACTTTACGATGATTCAGGCGCAGACCGGCCTGCATGTCGAGGTGCTCGAAATGTGCGACCTCGACCGGCAGCTGCGAACGGTCACGCAGGACGACGTCAAGCGCAAGCTCGGCGAAGTGCGGGAAATGTTCGAGTTAAGCGGCGATTCGGCTTCCGATCCGATTGCGAAAAAGCCGACCGACGAGCAGCTTGAATGGTCCTGCCGGGTGGCGGCGGCGCAAGAGAAGCTCGTACGGGAGTATGAGCTGGACGCGCTTTCTTACTATTATCATGGCGCGCCAGGCGGGGCCTACGAGAAGCTGCAGGGCGGGTTCATCGTCGGACATTCGCTGCTGACGGCACGAGGCATTCCCTGCGCTGGCGAAGGCGATCTGAAAACGGCCGTGGCCATGAAAATTTGCGATATCCTCGGCACCGGCGGCAGCTTTTCGGAGATTGTGGTCACCGATTATGCGGACGGCACGATTCTGCTCGGCCATGACGGGCCGTTCCATATCGCGATCGCCGAGGGCAAGCCGATTCTCCGCGGGATGGGTCTGTACCATGGCAAGCAGGGGACGGGCGTCTCGGTCGAAGCCAAGGTCGCGCGCGGGCCGGTGACGACGCTGAACGTAACGCAGACGGGAGACGGCAGGCTGAAGCTGATCAGCAGCGAAGGCGAATCGACCGACGGGCCGATCATGCGCATCGGCAACACGCAGACGCCGATCCGCTTCCGCGAACATCCGGATGCCTATATGACGAGATGGTTTGCCGAGGCGCCTACGCATCACTGCGCGTTGTCGGTCGGGCACAATGCGGATTTGTTCGATAAGGCGGGTCAGCTGCTGCAGGTCAAGCATGTGAGGCTGTGA
- a CDS encoding helix-turn-helix domain-containing protein yields MPASYVNVSPAWSADSVRLIATPSELAKSAFYFVQEVGHFYANASYFTEREGIDSYLIVYTVSGSGRLAYRNQSYALTSGQAFFIDCMDYQHYSTIGDGTWELLWIHLNGSQTRRYYEAFSGYASAPVITAGSDSIIPGRIRELIDLHRFHFAHTELLSARLLTDVLTELVVLASGSGQSPRDVPAYVRQTVQAIDSRYRERLTLETLANERSVSKFNLSRAFKRYIGLGPIEYLIQVRMNHAKEYLKYADVPVGEIAERVGIDNASHFINLFKERTGLTPLAYRKQWKSRR; encoded by the coding sequence TTGCCGGCTTCTTATGTCAACGTCTCTCCCGCCTGGTCCGCGGATTCCGTCCGCCTGATCGCCACCCCGTCGGAATTGGCCAAGAGCGCTTTCTACTTCGTTCAGGAGGTCGGGCATTTTTATGCGAACGCCTCTTACTTTACGGAACGCGAGGGGATCGATTCCTATCTGATCGTCTATACGGTATCGGGGTCCGGCAGGCTCGCCTACCGGAATCAATCGTACGCATTGACAAGCGGACAAGCGTTTTTTATCGACTGCATGGACTATCAGCATTATTCGACAATCGGTGACGGTACGTGGGAGCTGCTCTGGATCCATCTCAACGGAAGCCAGACGCGCCGATATTACGAGGCATTTTCCGGCTATGCATCTGCTCCCGTCATCACGGCAGGCAGCGATTCGATCATTCCCGGTCGCATTCGCGAGCTCATCGACCTTCATCGTTTTCACTTTGCGCACACCGAGCTGTTAAGCGCCAGGCTGCTTACCGACGTCCTGACGGAGCTGGTCGTCCTTGCTTCGGGCAGCGGACAGTCGCCCCGCGATGTACCGGCCTACGTCAGGCAAACCGTCCAAGCGATCGACTCGCGTTACAGGGAAAGACTGACGCTCGAAACGCTTGCGAACGAGCGCTCGGTCAGCAAGTTCAATTTATCGCGGGCCTTCAAGCGCTATATCGGACTCGGGCCCATCGAATATCTCATTCAAGTGCGCATGAACCACGCCAAGGAATACTTGAAGTACGCGGACGTGCCGGTCGGGGAAATCGCGGAACGAGTCGGGATCGATAATGCCAGCCATTTCATCAATCTGTTCAAGGAACGAACCGGCTTGACGCCGCTTGCTTACCGCAAGCAGTGGAAGAGCCGCCGCTGA
- a CDS encoding GTPase family protein, whose amino-acid sequence MGLREDAARLKQDIEDEQNAKLRIALFGQPGSGKSSLINQIVGQPVARTGVTTDTTVEAQIIAHEELLLVDLPGYGTSRFPPNEWMDRFRPEELDLFLCVFAGKFHEADTAFFKELREKGRICLFVRNKLDDLWEDGRTTEELQAEIVSDVARQIGAPEHVYFVSCRTREGLSELVDGIKAALEPALQEKYARSAKAFSLAHLEAKKEACEKSVYKYAGLAAANGLNPVPGVNVGVDMSIMYKMFAEIRASYGLTDEKVNKLIPSLLPLGKRVLDYGTKEGIMLLLKKFAGKSASTAVGRFVPIVGQAIAAAAGFGMTLAAGKSYLNDCHELAERILERELGIERQP is encoded by the coding sequence ATGGGACTTAGAGAGGATGCGGCAAGGCTGAAGCAGGATATCGAAGACGAGCAGAATGCCAAGCTCCGGATCGCCCTGTTCGGGCAGCCGGGCTCGGGCAAGTCTTCGCTCATCAATCAGATCGTCGGGCAGCCGGTCGCGCGCACGGGCGTGACGACCGATACGACGGTAGAGGCGCAGATCATCGCTCATGAGGAGCTGCTTCTCGTGGATCTGCCGGGATACGGAACGTCCCGTTTTCCGCCCAATGAATGGATGGACCGGTTCCGTCCCGAGGAGCTTGACCTGTTTCTCTGCGTATTCGCGGGCAAGTTCCACGAGGCGGACACCGCTTTTTTCAAGGAGCTGCGGGAAAAAGGGCGGATCTGCCTGTTCGTCCGCAACAAGCTCGACGATCTGTGGGAGGACGGCCGCACGACGGAGGAGCTGCAGGCGGAGATCGTCTCCGATGTTGCTCGCCAGATCGGCGCGCCCGAGCATGTGTACTTCGTCAGCTGCCGGACCCGCGAGGGACTGAGCGAGCTGGTGGACGGGATCAAGGCGGCGCTCGAGCCCGCGCTGCAGGAGAAGTACGCGCGGTCGGCCAAGGCGTTCAGCCTCGCGCATCTCGAGGCGAAGAAGGAAGCTTGCGAGAAGTCCGTGTACAAATACGCGGGGCTCGCCGCCGCCAACGGCCTCAATCCGGTACCCGGCGTGAACGTCGGGGTCGACATGTCCATCATGTACAAGATGTTTGCCGAGATCCGGGCCTCGTACGGACTCACGGACGAGAAGGTGAACAAGCTGATCCCCTCGCTCCTGCCGCTCGGCAAGCGGGTGCTCGATTACGGCACGAAGGAAGGCATCATGCTGCTCCTGAAGAAGTTCGCGGGCAAAAGCGCGTCGACCGCTGTCGGGCGCTTCGTGCCGATCGTCGGCCAGGCGATCGCGGCGGCCGCTGGCTTCGGCATGACGCTCGCGGCCGGCAAGTCGTATCTGAACGACTGCCACGAGCTGGCCGAGCGCATCCTGGAGCGGGAGCTCGGAATCGAGCGCCAGCCTTGA
- a CDS encoding FAD-dependent oxidoreductase, which translates to MKIVVIGCTHAGTAATVQMAKRYPDAKITVYERNDNISFLSCGIALHVGGVVKNAEELFYAHPDTLAELGVNTRMRHDVLAVDTVYKTVTVRNLETEEVTVDSYDKLVVTTGSWPIVPQMPGMDLDRVLLCKNYAHAQTIIEKAATAKRITVVGAGYIGVELVEAFHQLGKSVTLIDNTPRVMFKYLDKAFTDIVEADMQERGVRLALGQTVTALEGQDGKVARVVTTEGAYDSDLVILCIGFRPNTELLKGQVMMLPNGAIVVDEYMRTSCPDVYAAGDSCAIRYNPTGKAAYIPLATNAVRMGTLVAMNIMEPRVKYMGTQGTSGIRMFDLNIASTGMTEQAAIDAGLKVRSTTVSDNYRPEFMPTYEKALVKLVYEDDGGRLLGAQVLSKADLTQSANTLSVCIQNKMTVQELGFVDFFFQPHYNKPWNLLNQAGLQAAADLEAAKAGTKAGA; encoded by the coding sequence ATGAAAATCGTCGTTATTGGCTGTACCCACGCCGGCACCGCCGCCACCGTCCAAATGGCCAAACGTTATCCCGACGCTAAAATTACCGTGTACGAGCGCAACGATAACATCTCGTTCTTGTCGTGCGGCATCGCGCTTCATGTGGGCGGCGTCGTGAAAAATGCGGAGGAATTGTTCTATGCCCATCCCGACACGCTCGCCGAGCTCGGCGTGAACACCCGGATGCGCCATGACGTGCTGGCCGTCGATACGGTGTACAAGACGGTGACCGTCCGCAACCTGGAGACCGAAGAAGTGACCGTCGACAGCTACGACAAGCTGGTCGTCACGACGGGATCGTGGCCGATCGTTCCGCAGATGCCGGGCATGGATCTCGACCGGGTGCTGCTCTGCAAAAACTACGCGCACGCCCAGACGATCATCGAAAAAGCGGCGACCGCCAAGCGGATCACCGTCGTCGGCGCAGGCTATATCGGCGTCGAGCTGGTCGAAGCGTTCCATCAGCTCGGTAAAAGCGTGACGCTCATCGATAATACGCCGCGCGTCATGTTCAAGTACCTCGACAAGGCGTTCACCGACATCGTCGAAGCCGACATGCAGGAACGTGGCGTACGGCTCGCGCTCGGCCAGACGGTGACCGCGCTCGAGGGGCAGGACGGCAAGGTCGCCCGCGTCGTTACGACCGAAGGCGCGTACGATTCGGATCTCGTCATCCTCTGCATCGGATTCCGCCCGAATACGGAGCTGCTCAAGGGCCAGGTCATGATGCTGCCGAACGGCGCGATTGTCGTCGACGAATACATGCGTACGAGCTGCCCGGACGTGTACGCCGCCGGCGACAGCTGCGCGATCCGCTACAACCCGACCGGCAAGGCCGCCTACATTCCGCTGGCGACCAACGCCGTCCGCATGGGGACGCTCGTCGCCATGAACATCATGGAGCCGCGCGTCAAGTATATGGGTACGCAGGGCACGTCGGGCATCCGGATGTTCGATCTCAACATCGCTTCGACCGGCATGACCGAGCAGGCCGCGATCGATGCCGGCTTGAAGGTACGGTCGACGACGGTCAGCGACAACTACCGTCCGGAGTTCATGCCGACCTATGAGAAGGCGCTGGTCAAGCTTGTCTATGAAGATGACGGCGGCCGCCTCCTGGGCGCGCAGGTGCTGTCGAAGGCGGACCTCACGCAGTCGGCCAATACGCTGTCGGTGTGCATCCAGAACAAGATGACCGTACAAGAGCTCGGATTCGTCGACTTCTTCTTCCAGCCGCATTACAACAAGCCCTGGAACCTGCTGAACCAGGCAGGCCTGCAGGCGGCGGCCGATCTTGAGGCGGCGAAAGCAGGTACGAAGGCAGGCGCTTAA
- a CDS encoding late competence development ComFB family protein: MEFARASSIFNAMEPIVVSFFEEHILPNYPLKCSCEKCTTDIIVLTLNHLKPQYTSTQAGQAYIKALYMNPQLQSDILQELTRSVQIVESKPQHQPAE, encoded by the coding sequence ATGGAATTTGCGAGAGCTTCATCTATATTTAACGCGATGGAACCGATCGTCGTGAGTTTCTTCGAGGAGCATATTCTGCCCAACTATCCATTGAAATGCAGCTGCGAGAAGTGTACGACGGATATCATCGTACTGACCCTGAACCATCTCAAACCGCAGTACACTTCGACGCAAGCCGGCCAAGCCTACATTAAGGCGCTCTATATGAATCCCCAGCTGCAATCGGACATTTTGCAGGAGCTCACGCGCTCCGTGCAGATCGTGGAGTCCAAGCCGCAGCACCAGCCCGCCGAATAA
- a CDS encoding GTPase — translation MSAKAKRAGGGAGAEPTVLERNLRRLASELAVIPRRRKIAILGQPGAGKSALLDLLTDRACVPRPVVGQRTDATSWAHDPNAALIHACGEAVFVDSPGYGTAAHPAETFFRLFPYRSFDRLLLVFKDKLHAADDRLLAGIARAGLAERTLLVRSFADSLEDEDREQLLGELAKRFSGPKVLYSARTGMGLDEIRQYAGI, via the coding sequence TTGAGCGCGAAGGCGAAGCGCGCAGGGGGCGGGGCGGGCGCGGAGCCGACGGTGCTGGAGCGCAATCTGAGGCGGCTCGCCTCGGAGCTCGCCGTCATCCCGCGCCGCCGCAAGATCGCGATTCTCGGGCAGCCTGGGGCAGGCAAGTCGGCGCTGCTTGACCTGCTCACGGACCGAGCCTGCGTGCCGAGGCCTGTCGTCGGCCAGCGGACGGACGCGACCTCTTGGGCGCATGACCCGAATGCCGCGCTGATCCATGCGTGCGGAGAAGCCGTCTTCGTCGATTCGCCCGGCTACGGTACGGCCGCGCATCCGGCGGAGACGTTTTTTCGTCTGTTTCCCTATCGCTCGTTCGATCGACTCCTGCTCGTCTTCAAGGATAAGCTCCACGCCGCGGACGACCGGCTGCTCGCCGGCATTGCGCGGGCCGGACTCGCGGAGCGGACGCTGCTCGTTCGCAGCTTTGCGGACAGTCTGGAGGATGAGGATCGGGAGCAGCTGCTCGGCGAGCTTGCAAAGCGGTTCTCCGGACCGAAGGTGCTTTACAGCGCCAGGACCGGCATGGGTCTGGATGAGATCCGGCAGTACGCCGGCATTTGA